In Variovorax paradoxus, a single genomic region encodes these proteins:
- a CDS encoding MSMEG_0570 family nitrogen starvation response protein, with protein sequence MPVTHFHVRWPDASETRCYSPSSVVREHLSPGERYALGDFMQRTREALEAASERVRAKYGFACSQAMDQLAQIEQTAARFAGTADAHVTVVAID encoded by the coding sequence ATGCCCGTGACCCACTTCCACGTGCGCTGGCCCGACGCCAGCGAAACCCGCTGCTACTCGCCTTCGAGCGTGGTGCGGGAACACCTCTCGCCCGGCGAGCGCTATGCCCTCGGCGACTTCATGCAGCGCACGCGCGAAGCCCTGGAAGCGGCCTCCGAGCGCGTGCGCGCGAAGTACGGCTTCGCCTGCTCGCAGGCGATGGACCAGCTCGCGCAGATCGAGCAGACCGCCGCGCGCTTCGCAGGCACCGCCGATGCCCACGTCACCGTCGTCGCCATCGACTGA
- a CDS encoding sll0787 family AIR synthase-like protein yields MTSVHDIAEALRATRGFAHKRDISDVVSALGRSLPGGHAALAQAVPIGDDCAAIPDGHGGYLLFAIEGLVEDFIVRMPWFAGYCGVMVNVSDIYAMGGRPTAVVDALWSTGMSPADDVLRGMAEAAVRYGVPIVGGHSNNRSERPQLAVAILGHARRLLTSFDAKPGHLLVMAADLRGAYEEPFPYWNASTHAPAARLRADLELLPAIAEDGLCGAGKDISMAGAVGTAMMLLECSGVGARIDLDALPRPDGVQLLRWLSSFPSYGFVLSVAPAQVASVLARFASRDIACGVIGEVDATRQVRLRAGGEEALLWDFGSDAFIQPPSLRPEAIACP; encoded by the coding sequence ATGACGAGCGTCCACGACATCGCCGAAGCCCTGCGCGCCACGCGCGGCTTCGCCCACAAGCGCGACATCAGCGACGTGGTCTCCGCGCTCGGCCGCTCGCTGCCCGGCGGCCACGCCGCGCTCGCGCAGGCCGTGCCCATCGGCGACGACTGCGCCGCCATTCCGGACGGCCACGGCGGCTATCTGCTCTTCGCCATTGAAGGCCTGGTCGAAGACTTCATCGTGCGCATGCCGTGGTTCGCGGGCTACTGCGGCGTGATGGTCAACGTGAGCGACATCTACGCCATGGGCGGGCGCCCCACCGCCGTGGTCGACGCGCTGTGGAGCACCGGCATGAGCCCCGCCGACGATGTGCTGCGCGGCATGGCCGAGGCCGCCGTGCGCTACGGCGTGCCCATCGTCGGCGGGCACAGCAACAACCGCAGCGAGCGGCCGCAACTGGCTGTGGCCATCCTCGGCCACGCGCGCCGGCTGCTGACCAGCTTCGACGCCAAACCCGGGCACCTGCTGGTGATGGCGGCCGACCTGCGCGGCGCCTACGAGGAGCCTTTTCCTTACTGGAACGCCTCGACCCATGCGCCCGCCGCGCGGCTGCGCGCCGACCTCGAACTGCTGCCGGCCATCGCCGAAGACGGCCTGTGCGGCGCCGGCAAGGACATCAGCATGGCCGGCGCCGTGGGCACGGCCATGATGCTGCTCGAATGCTCCGGCGTGGGCGCGCGCATCGACCTCGATGCATTGCCCCGGCCCGACGGCGTGCAGCTGCTGCGTTGGCTGTCGTCGTTCCCGAGCTACGGCTTCGTGCTCAGCGTGGCGCCCGCTCAGGTGGCTTCGGTGCTGGCGCGCTTCGCGTCGCGCGACATCGCCTGCGGCGTGATCGGCGAGGTCGATGCCACGCGGCAGGTGCGCCTGCGCGCCGGGGGCGAAGAGGCGCTGCTGTGGGACTTCGGCAGCGATGCATTCATCCAGCCTCCCAGTCTTCGGCCGGAGGCCATCGCATGCCCGTGA
- a CDS encoding MSMEG_0567/Sll0786 family nitrogen starvation N-acetyltransferase has translation MLCIDDLCEMADHYAPVEYLVREAAQQWERDEAMALRRAVFCIEQGIFARDDRDAVDEHARLLVAMSCNGGMPEQVVGTVRIHRGEADGEWWGSRLAVHPAFRSQGHLGATLIRLAVSRAHALGCETFLAQVQMQNVPLFNKLGWTMLEETNVHGRPHARMRADLDWYPPCHDPVSGFVTRAKVLA, from the coding sequence ATGCTGTGCATCGACGATCTCTGCGAAATGGCGGACCACTACGCGCCCGTCGAATACCTGGTGCGCGAAGCCGCCCAGCAATGGGAGCGCGACGAGGCCATGGCGCTGCGCCGCGCGGTGTTCTGCATCGAGCAGGGCATCTTCGCGCGCGATGACCGGGACGCCGTCGACGAGCATGCGCGGCTGCTGGTGGCCATGTCGTGCAACGGCGGCATGCCCGAGCAAGTGGTGGGCACGGTGCGCATCCATCGCGGTGAAGCTGACGGCGAATGGTGGGGTTCGCGGCTGGCCGTGCACCCCGCGTTCCGCAGCCAGGGGCACCTGGGCGCGACGCTGATACGGCTGGCCGTGTCGCGCGCCCATGCACTGGGCTGCGAGACCTTCCTCGCGCAGGTGCAGATGCAGAACGTGCCGTTGTTCAACAAGCTCGGCTGGACCATGCTCGAAGAGACGAACGTGCACGGCCGCCCGCATGCGCGCATGCGGGCCGACCTGGACTGGTATCCGCCCTGCCACGACCCGGTGAGCGGCTTCGTCACGCGCGCCAAGGTGCTGGCATGA
- a CDS encoding MSMEG_0568 family radical SAM protein: MTELQSFGLRLVDPSAGVASRRGGAGPSDHKAVTVDGHTIMVPVHTSTAWHSPFTAEAPDASGMSRVMRGSIPIASISFPKQPRFYAMQTFDGVPYSHIATLHGSDVLATTVLQTCIRYESRKKSCKFCAIGQSLAAGRTVARKTPEQLAEVARAAVLLDGVKHMVMTTGTPNATDRGAAVLCESAFAIKAAVDIPIQGQCEPPDDDQWFHRMKAAGIDTLGMHLEVVTPEVRERIMPGKAGVPVSRYMSAFEAAVAVFGRGQVSTYILAGLGDTREAILDTCDQLLARGVYPFVVPFVPISGTPLEDHPAPTPEFMKSLLAPLGERVVAAGLRSADIKAGCGKCGACSSLSIYEKESEG, encoded by the coding sequence ATGACCGAGCTCCAGTCCTTCGGGTTGCGGCTGGTTGACCCATCGGCCGGCGTCGCGAGCCGCCGCGGCGGCGCGGGCCCTTCGGACCACAAGGCCGTGACGGTCGACGGCCACACGATCATGGTGCCCGTCCACACCTCGACCGCGTGGCACTCGCCCTTCACCGCCGAAGCACCCGACGCCAGCGGCATGAGCCGCGTGATGCGCGGCAGCATTCCCATCGCGAGCATCAGCTTTCCGAAGCAGCCGCGCTTCTACGCCATGCAGACCTTCGACGGTGTGCCCTACTCGCACATCGCCACGCTGCACGGCAGCGACGTGCTCGCCACCACCGTGCTGCAGACCTGCATCCGCTACGAAAGCCGCAAGAAGAGCTGCAAGTTCTGCGCGATCGGCCAATCGCTCGCGGCCGGCCGCACCGTCGCGCGCAAGACGCCGGAGCAGCTCGCCGAGGTGGCGCGCGCCGCCGTGCTGCTCGACGGCGTGAAGCACATGGTCATGACCACCGGCACGCCCAACGCCACCGACCGCGGCGCGGCCGTGCTGTGCGAGAGCGCCTTCGCCATCAAGGCCGCGGTCGACATTCCCATCCAGGGCCAGTGCGAGCCGCCCGACGACGACCAGTGGTTCCACCGCATGAAGGCCGCGGGCATCGACACACTGGGCATGCACCTGGAAGTGGTCACGCCCGAGGTGCGCGAACGCATCATGCCGGGCAAGGCCGGTGTGCCGGTGTCGCGCTACATGAGCGCCTTCGAGGCGGCGGTGGCCGTGTTCGGGCGCGGGCAGGTCAGCACGTACATCCTGGCCGGGCTGGGCGACACACGCGAGGCCATCCTGGACACCTGCGACCAGCTGCTGGCGCGCGGCGTGTATCCCTTCGTCGTGCCTTTCGTGCCGATCAGCGGCACGCCGCTGGAAGACCACCCCGCCCCCACGCCCGAATTCATGAAGTCGCTGCTCGCGCCGCTGGGCGAGCGCGTGGTGGCCGCGGGCCTGCGCTCGGCCGACATCAAGGCCGGCTGCGGCAAGTGCGGCGCCTGCTCGTCGCTCTCCATATACGAAAAGGAAAGCGAAGGCTGA
- a CDS encoding Nit6803 family nitrilase, whose amino-acid sequence MASTPTTVRAAAIQIAPDFERPEGTLERVCGAIDAAAARGAQLAVFPETFVPYYPYFSFVLPPVLQGAPHLRLAERAVVVPGPVTQAVAERARARNMVVVLGVNERDHGSLYNTQLVFDADGTLALKRRKITPTYHERMVWGMGDGAGLKVVDTAVGRVGALACWEHYNPLARYALMAQHEQIHCAQFPGSLVGPIFAEQMEVTIRHHALESGCFVVNATGWLTDEQIRSVTPDANLQKALRGGCHTAIVSPEGKHLAPPLTEGEGMVVADLDMALIAKRKRMMDSVGHYARPELLSLAINDRPAQTTVPMHLTQPFASRSPEHDHDDTAAQPAIDDRAPVLRVAAG is encoded by the coding sequence ATGGCATCCACACCCACCACCGTGCGAGCGGCGGCGATACAGATCGCACCCGACTTCGAGCGGCCCGAAGGCACGCTGGAGCGCGTGTGCGGCGCCATCGACGCGGCCGCCGCCAGGGGCGCGCAGCTCGCGGTCTTTCCCGAGACCTTCGTGCCCTACTACCCCTACTTCAGCTTCGTGCTGCCGCCGGTGCTGCAGGGCGCGCCGCACCTGCGGCTGGCGGAGCGGGCGGTGGTCGTGCCCGGCCCGGTCACGCAGGCGGTGGCCGAGCGGGCCCGCGCGCGCAACATGGTGGTGGTGCTCGGCGTGAACGAGCGCGACCACGGCAGCCTCTACAACACGCAGCTGGTGTTCGATGCCGACGGCACGCTGGCGCTCAAGCGCCGCAAGATCACGCCCACGTACCACGAGCGCATGGTCTGGGGCATGGGCGACGGCGCGGGCCTGAAGGTGGTCGACACGGCAGTCGGCCGCGTCGGCGCGCTGGCCTGCTGGGAGCACTACAACCCGCTCGCGCGCTACGCGCTGATGGCGCAGCACGAGCAGATCCACTGCGCGCAGTTCCCCGGCTCGCTGGTCGGCCCGATCTTCGCGGAGCAGATGGAAGTGACCATCCGCCACCACGCGCTCGAGTCGGGCTGCTTCGTGGTCAACGCCACCGGCTGGCTCACCGACGAGCAGATCCGCTCGGTCACGCCCGATGCCAATCTGCAGAAGGCGCTGCGCGGCGGCTGCCACACGGCCATCGTCTCGCCCGAGGGCAAGCATCTCGCGCCGCCGCTCACCGAAGGCGAAGGCATGGTGGTGGCCGACCTCGACATGGCGCTGATCGCCAAGCGCAAGCGAATGATGGATTCGGTCGGCCACTACGCGCGGCCCGAGCTGCTGTCGCTCGCCATCAACGACCGGCCGGCGCAGACCACCGTGCCCATGCATCTCACGCAACCCTTCGCCTCCAGGAGCCCCGAACATGACCACGACGACACTGCCGCACAGCCGGCAATTGATGACCGAGCTCCAGTCCTTCGGGTTGCGGCTGGTTGA
- a CDS encoding MSMEG_0572/Sll0783 family nitrogen starvation response protein, with amino-acid sequence MPKVTRPRNEKGEYLVDYEEKVFEDVKAEPGEKALVTFHTVAFEGSIGFVNLLQATRLRRKGYETSVLLYGPGVTLGVQRGFPTLGDEAFPGHQNFNKQIVKFMEEGGKVYACRFALQALYGHGEGALIEGITPINPLDVLDLVLLHKKAGAVILDTWTL; translated from the coding sequence ATGCCCAAAGTCACCCGCCCCCGCAACGAGAAAGGCGAGTACCTCGTCGACTACGAAGAGAAGGTGTTCGAAGACGTCAAGGCCGAGCCTGGCGAGAAGGCGCTCGTCACCTTCCACACCGTGGCCTTCGAAGGCTCCATCGGCTTCGTCAACCTGCTGCAGGCGACGCGGCTGCGCCGCAAGGGCTACGAGACCTCGGTGCTTCTGTACGGCCCCGGCGTGACGCTGGGCGTGCAGCGCGGCTTTCCCACGCTGGGCGACGAAGCCTTCCCTGGCCACCAGAACTTCAACAAGCAGATCGTCAAGTTCATGGAAGAAGGCGGCAAGGTGTATGCCTGCCGCTTCGCGCTGCAGGCGCTTTACGGCCACGGCGAAGGCGCGCTGATCGAGGGCATCACGCCGATCAACCCGCTCGACGTGCTCGACCTCGTGCTGCTGCACAAGAAGGCCGGCGCGGTCATCCTGGACACCTGGACACTGTGA
- a CDS encoding PLP-dependent aminotransferase family protein, protein MTTITAHWRRQLRNSARPAYLQLAELIADDIKTGRLGVRDRLPTLRELANDLELNYTTVARGYAEARKRGLIDSRAGTGTFIRSGSPSLRLRGGSGAEMTMNMPPEPDDEHLMARLHDSASRAFAQADFHDLLRYQDFGGTAHDRAAAMHWLRPFVPDASVDRILVCPGIHGVLTALFSQLARPGELVCVESLTYPGVKAIAAQLGVQLHALQMDDDGPIADAFEHACKTLKPKALYCNPTLLNPTSATVSRARREALADVALRYAVPIIEDDAYGMLPRQVPASLATLAPGLTYYVSGFSKCFGAGLRSAYVCSPTVVQSQRLAGAMRATTVMASPITNALTTLWVEDGTTEEMLQAVRAESMARQVLATRYLGASGLQAHPEGFHAWLPLTPGWSPVEFASYLRTQNVGVVASAAFSTDGDPPDAVRICLGGPMSREQCDQALRLIADTLAHPLHPHATLR, encoded by the coding sequence ATGACTACCATCACCGCCCACTGGCGCAGGCAGCTGCGCAACAGCGCCCGACCTGCCTATCTGCAGCTGGCCGAGCTGATCGCCGACGACATCAAGACCGGCCGCCTCGGCGTGCGCGACCGGCTGCCCACGCTGCGCGAACTGGCGAACGACCTGGAGCTGAACTACACGACGGTGGCGCGCGGCTATGCCGAGGCGCGCAAGCGCGGGCTGATCGATTCGCGCGCGGGCACGGGCACCTTCATCCGCTCGGGCAGCCCGAGCCTGCGGCTGCGCGGCGGCAGCGGCGCGGAGATGACGATGAACATGCCGCCCGAGCCCGACGACGAGCACCTGATGGCGCGGCTGCACGACAGCGCGAGCCGGGCCTTCGCGCAGGCCGACTTTCACGACCTGCTGCGCTACCAGGACTTCGGCGGCACCGCGCACGACCGTGCCGCCGCCATGCACTGGCTGCGGCCCTTCGTGCCCGATGCGAGCGTCGACCGCATCCTGGTGTGCCCCGGCATCCACGGCGTGCTCACCGCGCTGTTCTCGCAGCTGGCAAGGCCGGGCGAGCTGGTGTGCGTGGAGTCGCTCACGTACCCCGGCGTGAAGGCCATCGCGGCGCAGCTGGGCGTGCAGTTGCATGCGCTGCAGATGGACGACGACGGCCCCATCGCCGATGCCTTCGAACATGCCTGCAAGACGCTCAAGCCCAAGGCGCTGTACTGCAACCCCACGCTGCTGAATCCGACCTCCGCCACGGTGTCGCGCGCCCGGCGCGAGGCACTGGCGGACGTGGCGCTGCGCTACGCGGTGCCGATCATCGAGGACGACGCCTACGGCATGCTGCCGCGCCAGGTGCCCGCGTCGCTCGCCACGCTGGCGCCTGGGCTCACCTACTACGTGAGCGGATTTTCGAAATGCTTCGGTGCGGGGCTGCGCAGCGCGTACGTGTGCTCGCCGACGGTGGTGCAGTCGCAGCGGCTGGCCGGCGCCATGCGCGCGACCACGGTGATGGCATCACCCATCACCAATGCGCTGACCACGCTGTGGGTGGAGGACGGCACCACGGAAGAAATGCTGCAGGCGGTGCGCGCGGAGTCGATGGCGCGGCAGGTGCTGGCCACGCGCTATCTGGGCGCGAGCGGCCTGCAGGCGCATCCCGAGGGCTTTCATGCGTGGCTGCCGCTCACTCCGGGCTGGAGCCCGGTGGAGTTCGCGTCGTACCTGCGCACGCAGAACGTGGGCGTGGTCGCGAGCGCGGCCTTCTCTACCGACGGCGATCCGCCCGACGCGGTGCGCATCTGCCTGGGCGGGCCGATGTCGCGCGAGCAGTGCGATCAGGCGCTGCGGCTCATCGCGGACACGCTGGCGCATCCGCTGCATCCGCATGCCACGCTGCGCTGA
- a CDS encoding Rrf2 family transcriptional regulator, with protein MRLTTKGGFAVTAMIDVALREQAGPVALASIAKRQHIARSSLEALFSKLRQHALVKATRGPGGGYTLMRKASEITVADILFSVDGQAAPEAEGAPPHGKATTNAAGDSGCYSTEALWASANHHVMEFLDSVTLQSLVDDQLAKGVRVEEEAPRKKEPQPRPVPSLRHVNAPNSVFAWSGVFAKR; from the coding sequence ATGCGTCTGACGACGAAGGGCGGCTTCGCCGTGACGGCCATGATCGATGTCGCACTGCGCGAGCAGGCCGGCCCCGTGGCCCTGGCGTCGATCGCCAAGCGCCAACACATTGCACGCTCGTCGCTGGAGGCACTCTTCAGCAAGCTGCGCCAGCATGCGCTGGTGAAGGCGACCCGCGGTCCCGGCGGCGGCTACACGCTGATGCGCAAGGCCTCGGAGATCACCGTTGCGGACATCCTGTTCTCGGTCGACGGCCAGGCCGCGCCCGAGGCCGAAGGCGCACCGCCGCACGGCAAGGCCACCACGAATGCAGCCGGCGATTCCGGCTGCTACTCCACCGAAGCGCTCTGGGCATCCGCCAACCACCACGTGATGGAGTTCCTCGACTCCGTGACCCTGCAGAGCCTGGTCGACGACCAGCTCGCCAAGGGCGTGCGCGTCGAAGAAGAAGCCCCGCGCAAGAAAGAGCCCCAGCCGCGCCCCGTGCCCAGCCTGCGGCACGTGAACGCGCCCAACTCCGTGTTCGCATGGAGCGGCGTGTTCGCCAAGCGCTGA
- a CDS encoding bestrophin family protein yields MIVRPRPHWLRMLFVWRGSVLPDIVPQLLWTTAFAVLVTVLHGRLFQWKVPLNFVPFSLIGLTLAIFLGFRNSTSYSRYWEARTLWGTLLNETRSLVRQALTLGDSPSHAGTAAARLIAFVHALRHQLRGTDPSADLARLLPPEDCERLRTARFKPAVLLLMVGEWLRDQRKSGRLDPMLAQAMEVPLGRLTEALGGCERIAGTPIPFTYSVIIHRTIYLYCVLLPFGLVDAIGAMTPVVVAFIAYTFFALEALGAEIEEPFGTQPNDLALDAMSRMIESTLREMMGEPRSPENTDARTVGYIQT; encoded by the coding sequence ATGATCGTCCGACCCCGCCCTCACTGGCTGCGCATGCTCTTCGTGTGGCGCGGCTCGGTTCTGCCGGACATCGTTCCGCAGCTGTTGTGGACCACCGCCTTCGCGGTGCTGGTGACGGTGCTGCACGGGCGGCTCTTCCAATGGAAGGTGCCGCTCAACTTCGTGCCCTTCTCGCTCATCGGCCTCACGCTCGCCATCTTCCTGGGCTTCAGGAACAGCACGAGCTATTCGCGGTATTGGGAAGCCCGCACCCTGTGGGGCACCCTGCTCAACGAAACACGCTCGCTGGTGCGCCAGGCCCTGACGCTCGGCGACTCGCCGTCGCACGCCGGCACTGCGGCCGCGCGCCTCATCGCCTTCGTGCATGCACTGCGCCATCAGCTGCGCGGCACCGATCCTTCCGCCGATCTCGCCCGCCTGTTGCCACCCGAAGACTGCGAGCGCCTGCGCACGGCGCGCTTCAAGCCGGCCGTGCTGCTGCTCATGGTCGGCGAATGGCTGCGCGACCAGCGCAAGAGCGGCCGGCTCGACCCGATGCTCGCGCAGGCCATGGAAGTTCCGCTGGGGCGGCTGACGGAGGCGCTGGGCGGCTGCGAGCGCATCGCTGGCACGCCGATTCCCTTCACCTATTCCGTCATCATCCACCGCACGATTTATCTCTATTGCGTGCTGCTGCCCTTCGGCCTCGTCGATGCCATCGGCGCGATGACGCCGGTGGTGGTCGCGTTTATCGCGTACACCTTCTTCGCGCTCGAGGCGCTGGGCGCGGAGATCGAAGAGCCCTTCGGCACCCAGCCCAACGACCTGGCCCTGGACGCGATGTCCCGCATGATCGAATCCACCCTGCGCGAGATGATGGGCGAGCCTCGATCGCCGGAAAACACCGACGCGCGAACCGTTGGTTACATCCAAACCTGA
- a CDS encoding phosphoglycolate phosphatase produces MNSISLHPHRFDAAIVDLDGTMVDTLGDFAASLNRMLADLSLPAVEPAAIERMVGKGSEHLIHSALVHVMAPTEGNAADARARALFDRAWERYQHHYLAVNGQHSAVYAGVIDGLKALRAQGLRLACLTNKPTSFAKPLLAEKGLDGFFELVFGGDAFERKKPDPLPLLKTCEALGTTPARTLMVGDSSNDARAARAAGCPVVLVTYGYNHGEPVRAVDADGFVDSLAELAAA; encoded by the coding sequence TTGAACTCCATCAGCCTTCACCCCCATCGGTTCGACGCCGCCATCGTCGACCTCGACGGCACCATGGTCGACACGCTCGGCGACTTCGCCGCATCGCTGAACCGCATGCTTGCCGATCTCTCCCTGCCCGCTGTCGAGCCGGCCGCGATCGAACGCATGGTGGGCAAGGGGTCGGAGCACCTGATTCATTCCGCGCTCGTGCACGTGATGGCGCCGACCGAAGGCAATGCCGCAGATGCCAGGGCGCGCGCCTTGTTCGACCGCGCCTGGGAGCGCTATCAGCATCACTATCTGGCAGTGAACGGCCAGCATTCGGCGGTGTACGCGGGCGTGATCGACGGCCTGAAGGCGCTGCGCGCGCAGGGCCTGCGGCTGGCGTGCCTCACGAACAAGCCGACGTCGTTCGCGAAGCCGCTGCTGGCCGAGAAGGGGCTCGACGGTTTCTTCGAGCTGGTGTTCGGCGGCGACGCCTTCGAGCGCAAGAAGCCCGACCCGCTGCCGCTGCTGAAGACCTGCGAGGCACTGGGCACGACGCCCGCGCGCACGCTGATGGTGGGCGATTCGAGCAACGACGCGCGTGCCGCGCGCGCCGCCGGCTGCCCCGTGGTGCTCGTGACCTACGGCTACAACCACGGCGAACCGGTGCGCGCGGTGGACGCCGACGGCTTCGTGGATTCGCTGGCCGAGCTGGCGGCCGCCTGA
- a CDS encoding chalcone isomerase family protein has product MPAFSLPTVFSRLALAACLASAALGVQAAQVDVAGVKLEDRMDLHGSPLQLNGAGIRYKAIFKVYTAGLYVGKKVSTPEEALATPGPKRVAITMLRDIDANELGKLFTKGVEENSPKSEMVNLIPGLLRMGQMFADQKQLKTGDTFNIDWVPGTGTVITVRGVPQPDPVKEPAFFNALLRIWLGPNPADWKLKDALLGKQ; this is encoded by the coding sequence GTGCCAGCCTTTTCGCTCCCGACAGTGTTCTCCCGGCTCGCCCTGGCGGCCTGCCTCGCAAGCGCCGCGCTCGGCGTCCAGGCAGCGCAAGTCGACGTGGCGGGCGTCAAGCTCGAAGACCGCATGGACCTGCACGGCAGCCCGCTGCAGCTCAACGGCGCGGGCATTCGCTACAAGGCCATCTTCAAGGTCTACACGGCGGGGCTGTACGTGGGCAAGAAAGTGTCGACGCCGGAAGAAGCACTGGCCACGCCCGGCCCCAAGCGCGTGGCCATCACGATGCTGCGCGACATCGACGCCAACGAACTCGGCAAGCTCTTCACCAAGGGCGTGGAAGAGAACTCGCCCAAGAGCGAAATGGTCAACCTCATTCCGGGCCTGCTGCGCATGGGCCAGATGTTCGCGGACCAGAAGCAGTTGAAAACAGGCGACACCTTCAACATCGACTGGGTGCCAGGCACGGGCACGGTGATCACGGTGCGCGGCGTGCCGCAGCCCGATCCGGTGAAGGAGCCGGCGTTCTTCAACGCGCTGCTGCGCATCTGGCTGGGGCCGAACCCGGCGGACTGGAAGCTGAAGGACGCGCTGCTCGGGAAGCAGTAG
- the trpE gene encoding anthranilate synthase component I, with amino-acid sequence MITELEFKSLSAQGYNRIPLMAEAFADLETPLSLYLKLAHSQGGGKHSFLLESVVGGERFGRYSFIGLPAKTLLRASGFGADAVTEVVTDGQVVETAKGNPLDFIAEYQKRFKVALRPGLPRFCGGLAGYFGYDTVRHIERKLEKSCPPDTLGCPDILLLQCEELAVIDNLSGKLYLIVYADPKQPEAYATGKRRLRELKEKLKYSVSAPIVKPTQPHPPERSFAKADYLAAVERAKEMIAAGDFMQVQVGQRISKRYTESPLSLYRALRSLNPSPYMYYYHLGDFHVVGASPEILVRQENTGEGEQKITIRPLAGTRPRGASIELDKAAEVELINDPKERAEHVMLIDLARNDIGRIAKTGTVKVTEAFAVERYSHVMHIVSNVEGTLKDGMTAIDVLKATFPAGTLTGAPKVHAMELIDQLEPTKRGLYGGACGYISYAGDMDVAIAIRTGIVKDQMLHVQAAAGVVADSVPELEWKETEAKARALLRAAELVEEGLE; translated from the coding sequence GTGATCACCGAACTTGAATTCAAGAGCCTCAGCGCCCAGGGCTACAACCGCATTCCGCTGATGGCCGAGGCCTTCGCCGACCTCGAGACGCCCCTTTCCCTTTATCTCAAGCTGGCCCATTCGCAGGGCGGCGGCAAGCACAGCTTCCTGCTCGAATCCGTGGTGGGCGGCGAGCGCTTCGGGCGCTACAGCTTCATCGGCTTGCCGGCAAAGACGTTGCTGCGCGCCAGCGGCTTCGGCGCCGATGCCGTCACCGAGGTGGTGACTGACGGTCAGGTCGTCGAGACCGCCAAGGGCAACCCGCTCGACTTCATTGCCGAATACCAGAAGCGCTTCAAGGTGGCGCTGCGTCCGGGCCTTCCGCGCTTCTGCGGCGGCCTTGCGGGCTACTTCGGCTACGACACCGTGCGCCACATCGAGCGCAAGCTCGAGAAGAGCTGCCCGCCCGACACGCTCGGCTGCCCCGACATCCTGCTGTTGCAGTGCGAGGAGCTCGCCGTCATCGACAACCTGTCGGGCAAGCTCTACCTCATCGTCTACGCCGATCCGAAGCAGCCCGAGGCCTACGCCACGGGCAAGCGCCGCCTTCGCGAACTGAAGGAAAAGCTCAAGTACTCGGTGAGCGCACCGATCGTGAAGCCCACGCAGCCGCATCCGCCCGAGCGCAGCTTTGCCAAGGCCGACTACCTCGCGGCCGTGGAGCGCGCCAAGGAAATGATCGCCGCCGGCGACTTCATGCAGGTGCAGGTGGGCCAGCGCATCAGCAAGCGCTACACCGAGTCGCCGCTGTCGCTGTACCGGGCGCTGCGTTCGCTCAATCCGTCGCCCTACATGTACTACTACCACCTGGGCGACTTCCATGTGGTGGGCGCGTCGCCCGAGATCCTGGTGCGCCAGGAGAACACGGGCGAGGGCGAGCAGAAGATCACCATCCGCCCGCTGGCCGGCACGCGTCCGCGCGGCGCCTCGATCGAGCTCGACAAGGCGGCCGAGGTGGAACTCATCAACGACCCGAAGGAGCGCGCCGAGCACGTGATGCTGATCGACCTCGCGCGCAACGACATCGGCCGCATCGCCAAGACCGGCACGGTGAAAGTGACGGAAGCCTTCGCGGTGGAGCGCTACAGCCACGTGATGCATATCGTGAGCAACGTCGAAGGCACGCTGAAGGACGGCATGACCGCCATCGACGTGCTCAAGGCCACGTTCCCGGCCGGCACGCTGACCGGCGCGCCCAAGGTGCATGCGATGGAGCTCATCGACCAGCTGGAGCCCACCAAGCGCGGTCTCTACGGCGGCGCCTGCGGCTACATCAGCTATGCGGGCGACATGGACGTGGCCATCGCGATTCGCACCGGCATCGTGAAAGACCAGATGCTGCACGTGCAGGCCGCGGCCGGCGTGGTGGCCGACTCGGTGCCCGAACTCGAGTGGAAAGAAACAGAAGCCAAGGCGCGCGCACTCCTGCGTGCCGCCGAACTGGTCGAGGAAGGCCTGGAGTAA